A genomic region of Micromonospora sp. NBC_01796 contains the following coding sequences:
- a CDS encoding DUF2267 domain-containing protein produces the protein MVASNPYSTFEASIEKTNLILKDIEQAYGWPKQRRNQSYAALRTVLQLLRDRLPVQESVQFAAQLPVLVRGVYYEGWEPSDVPVKLNREDFLYEVRQGFPYEVDGGAEGVVQTVLDALRRHISPGEWGDVRSTMPEDLATIIP, from the coding sequence ATGGTGGCGAGCAATCCGTACTCGACCTTCGAGGCGTCGATCGAGAAGACGAACCTCATCCTCAAGGACATCGAGCAGGCATACGGGTGGCCGAAGCAACGGCGCAACCAGTCGTACGCGGCGCTGCGCACGGTGCTGCAACTGCTCCGCGACCGGCTCCCGGTGCAGGAGAGCGTCCAGTTCGCGGCCCAGTTGCCGGTGCTGGTGCGCGGCGTCTACTACGAGGGCTGGGAGCCGAGCGACGTACCGGTCAAGCTGAACCGCGAGGACTTCCTCTACGAGGTCCGGCAGGGCTTCCCGTACGAGGTCGACGGGGGCGCCGAGGGAGTGGTGCAGACCGTCCTCGACGCCCTGCGGCGGCACATCAGCCCGGGGGAGTGGGGCGACGTCAGGTCGACGATGCCCGAGGACCTGGCGACGATCATCCCCTGA
- a CDS encoding winged helix-turn-helix domain-containing protein: MSVSPASSRAGWHTSQPAGPGRPPGAQRRPSSAGAPALTVTLSIPLSGEEALTPSAQRLLDAARELIEHGQATVIPGPTYADRRTAEPAALRPPPRPVPESSQTGPSITDPNVPEVRILAASRSVLVDGQPLPLTRLEFDLLLHLVEHPRRVFTRLQLLAAVWGYEHTGVRTVDVHVRRLRGKVGADVPLVTTVYGVGYRLADEARVTVDQIG; encoded by the coding sequence ATGTCGGTCAGCCCCGCGTCGTCGCGTGCCGGATGGCATACGTCCCAGCCAGCGGGACCCGGTCGCCCGCCGGGTGCCCAACGCCGTCCCAGCAGCGCCGGGGCGCCCGCGCTGACCGTGACCCTCTCCATTCCCCTGAGCGGGGAGGAGGCGCTGACCCCGTCGGCGCAACGACTGCTGGACGCCGCCCGTGAGCTGATCGAGCACGGCCAGGCCACGGTCATCCCCGGACCGACGTACGCGGACCGGCGTACCGCCGAACCGGCCGCGTTGCGCCCACCGCCCCGGCCGGTGCCGGAGTCGAGCCAGACCGGACCGTCCATCACCGACCCGAACGTGCCCGAGGTACGCATTCTCGCCGCCTCCCGCTCCGTGCTGGTCGACGGCCAGCCCCTGCCGCTGACCCGGTTGGAGTTCGACCTCCTGCTGCACCTGGTGGAACACCCCCGTCGGGTCTTCACCCGGCTGCAACTGCTCGCCGCCGTGTGGGGGTACGAGCACACCGGCGTCCGTACGGTCGACGTGCACGTCCGCCGGCTGCGCGGCAAGGTCGGCGCCGACGTACCGCTGGTGACCACCGTGTACGGCGTCGGCTACCGACTCGCCGACGAGGCGCGGGTCACCGTCGACCAGATCGGCTGA
- a CDS encoding uridine kinase: MKIRPISPESLVQELADRLAGERPGQPLRVAVDGPAAAGPDRLADALVDPLRLRGRPALPIRAEDFLRPASLRYEFGRDNPDAFYTDWLDEAGLRREVLDPAGPSGSGRILPSLWNARTDRASRAGYLDLPTGAVLLVSGAFLLGGGLPFDVTIHLVLSPAALARRTDPADAWTLPAFARYREEVVPATFADVVVRMDDPRHPALVEPGDGD, encoded by the coding sequence GTGAAGATCCGCCCGATCAGCCCGGAGTCGCTGGTCCAGGAGCTGGCCGACCGGCTCGCCGGGGAACGCCCCGGGCAGCCGTTGCGGGTGGCGGTCGACGGTCCGGCCGCCGCCGGGCCCGACCGGCTCGCCGACGCCCTGGTCGACCCCCTGCGCCTGCGTGGCCGCCCGGCGCTGCCGATCAGGGCCGAGGACTTCCTCCGGCCCGCGTCGCTGCGCTACGAGTTCGGTCGGGACAACCCGGACGCGTTCTACACCGACTGGCTCGACGAGGCGGGGCTGCGGCGGGAGGTGCTCGACCCGGCCGGACCCTCGGGCAGCGGTCGGATCCTGCCGTCGCTGTGGAACGCGCGGACCGACCGGGCCAGCCGGGCCGGCTACCTCGACCTGCCGACCGGGGCGGTGCTCCTGGTCAGCGGCGCGTTCCTGCTCGGCGGCGGGCTTCCCTTCGACGTCACCATCCACCTTGTCCTGTCGCCCGCGGCGCTGGCCCGGCGCACCGACCCGGCGGACGCCTGGACCCTGCCCGCCTTCGCCCGCTACCGCGAGGAGGTCGTTCCGGCGACGTTCGCCGACGTGGTCGTACGGATGGACGACCCGCGCCACCCCGCCCTGGTGGAACCGGGCGACGGGGACTGA
- a CDS encoding TraR/DksA family transcriptional regulator, whose product MLVNDAVVVNDAVGTARSQADTDLIRLALEARFDELTGEYDDAVLQSQVLRLVEVGDTAGDDQADSGTKTAERDTAQSLLRTILDRRAQFEHALARLEEGTYGWCEGCSAAIPVERLEIFPSATTCVSCKQSRERRAA is encoded by the coding sequence ATGCTCGTCAACGATGCGGTCGTCGTCAACGATGCGGTCGGCACGGCCCGCTCCCAGGCGGACACAGACCTGATCCGGCTCGCACTGGAGGCTCGTTTCGACGAGCTGACCGGCGAGTACGACGACGCCGTGCTACAGAGCCAGGTGCTGCGGCTGGTGGAGGTCGGCGACACCGCCGGCGACGACCAGGCCGACAGCGGCACCAAGACCGCCGAGCGGGACACCGCGCAGTCGCTGCTGCGGACCATCCTCGACCGCCGGGCCCAGTTCGAACACGCGCTGGCCCGGTTGGAGGAGGGAACGTACGGCTGGTGCGAGGGCTGCTCCGCGGCGATCCCGGTGGAGCGGTTGGAGATCTTCCCGTCCGCCACCACCTGCGTCTCCTGCAAGCAGTCGCGGGAACGCCGGGCCGCCTGA